Proteins found in one Brevibacillus brevis genomic segment:
- a CDS encoding DUF3907 family protein: MSATHLKQLCEETYTKLKKVSMEVERFLNQVTLSALVSASGDPEEFETYYRNYLSDLRHLLVYCENAYERLGVSLRRARFHEEFAEEVLYQVYHTCINNFYYPKGEVYEEDGRLAYTGQDCIIFRKQVVPELQELTLSLARVFEQMRNDLQYYETDYIAKKSMQIEKAQA; this comes from the coding sequence ATGTCAGCGACTCATCTAAAGCAATTGTGCGAGGAGACGTACACCAAGTTGAAAAAGGTCAGCATGGAAGTGGAACGTTTTTTGAATCAGGTTACCTTATCTGCTCTAGTATCTGCGTCAGGTGATCCTGAAGAATTTGAAACGTATTACCGTAACTATCTTTCCGACTTGCGCCACCTTTTGGTCTACTGCGAAAATGCATACGAAAGGCTGGGAGTATCACTCCGACGCGCACGATTCCATGAGGAGTTTGCCGAGGAAGTATTGTATCAGGTCTACCATACCTGTATAAATAACTTCTACTATCCAAAAGGTGAGGTCTACGAAGAAGATGGGCGGTTGGCCTATACAGGTCAGGACTGTATCATTTTCCGCAAGCAGGTAGTCCCTGAGTTGCAGGAGTTGACCTTGTCCCTGGCCAGAGTGTTCGAACAGATGCGTAATGATCTTCAATATTATGAGACAGACTACATTGCGAAAAAAAGTATGCAAATAGAAAAAGCACAGGCCTAA